The genomic window CCGCTCCCTTTCCTTCCCCCCATTTCTCCATTTCCCGAATGGTCCCCCCCTCCTACCACCACCTTACACATTTTTACGAACTCCACTTCCAGGTACCTGGCTAGCTTTCCTTGCTCTCTCTGACTAAGATGGATGCCATCCTCGCTGACTTGTGACTTCTCCCTCCTCTAGGTGGGTTCTCATGTTTAAGTATCTTGCTCCCATCTTGTCACAAACTCCCTTCATCTCCCTGATGGCTTTCTCTATCCGTCCTTCCGGGACTCCTTTTCTTGGGATAACCCCGTGTACTACCAGGTCTGTCTCCTGGCCCCATTTCCTTCTTATTTCCCTCACAAGGTTTTCCAATCCCTCCTACACATGCTCTACTCCATCCTCATAAATTACATCGTTATTTCCACCCAGTATTATCACTGACATCACATTTTCTTCCCTCCTCATCCTCCTTACCACCTCTTTCAAGTCTCTCAATCTCCTTCCACCCCTAAATGTTCTGTACACCTCCTCTCCATGCCCCCTAACCCTAACCCCCTCATCATTGAGTCCCCAATCATGAAAATTTTCTTCCACTCTCCTTTTTCCTCATTTACTCCTGCAACCTCGCTTCTCCCCAACAATTTCTTCCTCACTAGGTCCACCTCTTCACCTCTTTTCCTCTCCATCTCTACTGTAACAAATCCTTTCCCGCCCTCTTCCAGCCCCTCAGCAGTATTCCCTCCTGCTTCCAGGCCCCCATTTCTCACCACATCATCCCAGTGGTCTCCTCTCACCCATTTGTCTTTCCCATCAATATTTATACCCACCAATCCCTCCTCCTTGTCTCTCATCAACACTTCTGCTTTCACATCATTTGTCCCCTGCCACACCCTATTCCTGTCCTAGGTCCTGTACCCCCCTGTGTTTTCCTCTGCTCCTCAAGGGGCCTCAGTTTTTCCTCTAGATCCCAACGCCGGTCTCTTTCCGCATTCAGTCTTTTCAGTTTTCCTTCTTCTACCTCCTCCTTCAAGTTCCTTACTTCCACCCTCAGCGAATTTACCAGTTGGCCTAGCTGGCCCGATTCCTTCTCAAAATTTTCCCAACCTGTCCTCATCGAGTCCACTTCCCTCCTGTTTTCATTTACAAGTCCCTCCATTTTCCTCTCCCTCCCAGCTAGGTCCCTTTCCAATTCCCTTTTCCATCTGTCACACTCTTGACAAGATTTATTTCCTCCTCCTTCCACAATCCTTCCATTTAGCATTTCCATTATCCACTCCTACATCTCCCTCCATCCAGGCATCACTGCTCCTCCTAACCTCACTATCTCCTGTCTCTGAATAGGATCCCCTTTTTCCTCCGTCCCCCACAATCCCGTGCACATGTCTTCCCCCTTTTCAACCAACATTCCCCTGTCGGCTTTCTCCTTCTCCCCATTGCATTTGTCACACCACTACACTATGTCCACCAGGCTCTCCAGACCTGCCATAACCCCGCCACACTTTCCGTGAATCCACCCGTGGCACCCATCACACTGCACTCCCTCATCCCCTTTTTTCCACACCTTTTTACATCCCTTACATCTAACCTTCCCTCCCATCCTTAACAACAACCTCTCTGCCACGTGTCCTTGCCACCGAGCTTCACTCCGAATTTCAAGTTCTCCCTATCCAACCCCCCCTTTCTGCAACTTGTATTGACTTTAGAAAAAAACCCCACACTCAGTTTAAAACTCCATCACATGCCTTcacagaaaattttaactataaatgcAGTGGCGTAGTAAGGATTGTTAATTGGGGGGCATTaggaagcatggtccccccctattaaaacgggggagtccgggggtccacccctgaaaaaaatttgaattttaaggtgtaaaatagtgctaatttatcagttttcggtacttaactttaaatattgtaatggtaaaatattaattttttaatataaaaatcgtttgagtgatgaagtaagaaattaattaaagctatttttatcaatccaagtgccttgtttacatccactaaaaatcataaatcatgctcgaagctcgacagtacaaaaaaaaaaaggaataaaaactgttgggtttcggcagaactgatctattcctggaaacaattagatttagcttgaagagttacatgacaccatgtcgtcgtctcaattctatacccACACAgtgatccttacacttttggaagcccagtcaacacctgcttataactactgcgctggttaaatacagtaggtgtaagatatttgaaagcttgggacccgtcactgCGTCACAAACTGCTCGCGACATGGGTAGGGGAAtagaaggagaatcggtagggctcgcttactcttaccctccagtgcagtggccggtgattgcagtaagacacccaggcttttagctgacctgctttcagttaagaaaaaataattttgctaaggGATGGTgaggggttagaacccctaaacccccctctGGTTAAGCCCCTGTATAAATTTCCTATTTAACAGCCGAAAACCACACACATCCAACCGCGCCGCCatctttattatatttaaaaaaagaatgttttgCACCAGAAACTAACAAAACCTGACATAATACAATAAACCCACTGAAAAACAACATAAACCAATAGAATGCCATAGAACAGAAACCACTGAAATACACTGAGAATTAGACACCAAGAGAAAGTGGCCAATTCCCTTATTGAATACAACAGAAAATATTGTCCTATTGCATTACTTTTGGtttctgttttaaatttttggtaggtTATGCTAGTTATAACCACCGGAGAAGTCGTTGGTGTGggtgaggtagaaatgacgcagcagagATGCTACGAAACTCTTGTAATGCGCCtcagtttttttatttgcttttgcttatttctattctcaattattaactctttttcaataaaaaaatatatatacactatCTTTGTCTATTTTTAATAAGCAAGAAGATTCACTTCTGTTGCACGTCGACTATAAGTAATTATTACGCACTATATTTTCACTTGCCGTTAGTATGACTCAAAGGCCACAAGGAAAACTTTTATCTTTAGAAAAGGAAGGAGGTTATGTTTTGTTAATAACTTTATGCTATTTGTAAGTTAACACGTGGTTTAGTTCGTGGAATGATGGAGGAAGGTAGGGTTAGCTTTGTTCCTTGCGTAAAGTGGGTTAAGAGGGGTGTTACGCGTCAAAACCCTTATGTTGTGGAGCTATCCGAGAAACAACTGGGCGATATTTTAGATACTGCGAAGAGAGAAGTGAAGGCGGCAGAAGATGAGGTGGCGGCTGGGAGCGGGTCGGACGAATACAACATGGAGAAGTACGACGAGGAGGGATGCACGGAGGCGCTGTTCGGTGTGGCGAGCGCGGCGGTGTTTGCAAGCAACGCGCGGGACCCGCTCGTGACGGGCGGCGACTCGGACAGCGAGGCAGAGGACGACGCCATCAAGCCCGATGACAACCTGGTGGCGGTGGGACGCGTGGATGATGACGCTAGTGTGTTGGAGGTGTATGTGTACAACCATGACGAGGGCTCGCTGTATGTGCACCACGACTTGCTGCTGCCGAGCATCCCGCTGTGCCTGGAGTGGCTGGACAGGGGCAACATGCTGGCCGTGGGAGGCATGGACCACATAATCGCCGTGTGGGACCTGGATGTGGTGAACTGCCTGGAGCCCGCACTTAAGCTTGGCCGCAAGAAGCGCCAACAGCGCATGGGCCACAAGGATGCAGTGCTGGATGTATCCTGGAATCCAGTGCTGCCCCACCTGCTCGCCAGTGGCTCCGTGGACCGCACTGTGCTTTTGTGGGACTTGGATACCGGCATCGCCTCCTCTGCGCTACCCGTATTTGGCGAGAAGGTGCAGGCTCTGCAGTGGAACCCCGCCGAGTCCTGCACGCTTCTCGTCGGCTCCTGCGACCACACACTGCATCTCTTTGAATGCCGGTCCAATCGTTCCAAAACGTGGGCAGCGAGCGGAGAAGTGGAGAGGGTGGTGTGGGATCATTTCAATCCCTTCTACTTCCTGGCGAGTACAGGCAACGGTAACATTGAGTACTTCGACGTGAGGGCGGATGGCCCCTTGTGGTGCGTGCCGGCCCACGAGAAGGAAGTTGCGGGCCTCGCCTTGAGCAGCAAGTGCCCTGGGCTACTAGTCTCTGCTGGCAGCGAGGGCGTTGCTAAAGTGTGGGACTTGAAAACTTCCAAGCCAGAATTTGTCACTGAAAGAAAAATGAAGCTAGGGTCTATTCAGTGTTTGGACCCCAACCCTGATCTCCCATTCATCATGTGTGCGGGGGGTGACAATAAGAAGAACAATTTTAGAGTTTGGGATGTTCTCGGTGTAAGCAGAGAGGCCAAAGAAGTGTTTTCATCGCGTCCCTTGGTAACCTCAGGTCTTGAACCAATGAAAACCAGTGATACTATGCAGGCATTTGAGTTCTTGCACCTTGGTCAGTCCACCAGCACTGATGTTTCTCCTGAGAGAACTAATTAGGTGGTGGTCATACTTATTATAAGTACCTATGTAAACTGTGAGCTGCAAGCTATTATTGGACCTGCTATTCCTTCACTCTTATGGTAGCCAGCACATTAACAGATGTTTCCTTCAAACAATAAGTCCTAATTGTTGAATATagttgcttttaaaaaaaaagaagaaataaatgatggtattattattagttattatGACTAATTGAAAATAATGCAATCTATTAAAATTGCTTGAAAATTattcaaaacaatttaatttttcattttttgaaaaatttttgaaaaaaaaaaaaaaaaaaatctaaatgccAAATTTTCCCTGTTTTCAATGACAACTAGAAAATTTTCCACACTCGTGggtttaaactaaaattattgtatgggtttaaatatgttaaaaattttacatattgTTAATGTAAACTGACTTGACACCAATCTTCCACTCAAGTTTTTATCACTCCACAAAGCATACCCTCTGTTTAAGATTTACACTACTTATGAGAGTTTAAACCGGGTTATTATACATATACACAAAATTCACCGTAGGCTCTAGGAGCACTCTGCATGGCTCGCACAGGCATTAGAATTCattgagaaaaatatgtgatGCACCAAGAATTATGTGCTACACTAAATACtagtttaaacaattattttattaatgccaatgtttaataaaattattgcaaaCAGCAATTGATACAAAATGCAACtcactttttttctttattaattttaggTTATATTCGTTAAGTAAAATCCCCACACACCAATGAGTTAGTTATTGAATCATCATACCATTATTTTTCATATAGGACAATTTCTACAGATGTTACAATATATAAGCATTAGAGTTAACTTACTAGAGTTTAAATACCATCCTGGTTTCTTGGACCCAGTCATTTCTGTAAAACAAGATTTTGTTACAACAAAACTGTCGGATgtcaaaaaaatactgtttagttATACATTAGTATCTTGGCAGAAGTTAGTTGCCAGCAATGGAAAGTTATCATAGTGATCTGGCATCTGGGTTTTGTAGAGCTGTGCTGTGcgtattctgcaaaaaaaatatcatgtaaaATCAAAAGTCTTATTTAAATGTGATGATTTATTTTCCAGATTTATGAATcggataatttttttgtaatgatgaataaaagaatattttttaaaaaatatatgattgcATCACTTTTAAAAGTAGTAAAgagtaaactttaaattttttaataatataattgatGCCAGACAGAAGTTTGTTTTTGAGGGGGATTGGTGCAGAATAAAAACCAGTCATTCATCAGAATATGTTGCAATATGCatagtgtttcataaatgcttgtttattactactgtaagatCAGCCAGCATATTATTGGTGAGGGGTCAGTCTGCAAGCAGCCACCTTGGGagggaggatcggtcgccatttttatttttgcccttaccgggttcgaaccgaggactccatgacataagtacttttttaaataatattttaataatatttgttcagttttttttataaacttaattttttcataataattacatattttcaatatggtgaccaTAATGCAAATGgcgatgatgtcataattcaaaatgtaaagttccagaaaacaaaatggtggatccaagatggccattggggtcaaggtaaaggtcattcAAGTTGGTCAccatgtcacaatccaatatggcatgaacaatcctcaatcctcagcctgaagcctgtcccaggacCGGCTAGTTAGGGGCGAGAGAGTTCCCGTGAGGGTAGGTTGTCAAAGGTTGCATCTCTGAGATCTACCATCAAGCGGTGATCTTTGGAAGGTCTTGCAAAtatctcttctctctctctctccctctctacaACATGGAAACCCTGCAGTTTTTCTTGGAAGGACAGCAGGAAGGAAAGCAAACCGAGATTACCAGCTCTCCCTCTCTCCAAATTCCACTGTCCTTCATTCTTGGAACAGGCAGCCACCCTTCCATGCACAGATTCATGTGTCTGGCTCACGATGTGGACTGATGTGACACAACACCTGTGTCACTATCCAGTTACCAAAAATATTCCCACAAGAATTATTGGTGAAATGTCATAAGCTTTCTTGAAACTTTAGTTGCAATAAATTTCCAGATGTGTGAGAAATATTTGCCTTAGATAACTCTTTTTTGTTGTGAATAATGTAACATTCTGAAATATTGGTATCAAATTTCCAACTAGGCTTGTTCTTCACCCTGCTAATATTTCCCCCGCATGCTAGCATACAAGAGTTatcttgaaaaagtataaagcaTTAGCAATAGTATTGTGATGATGTGTTTCGCTATAAAATTACATCAAAACCGGTCATTTATTGCTTCTTAAACACAGTACCTTTATGTTTACTTAGCAAAACATTTTGTTaacacaatgtaaataaatattcccatacaataattatgtaaattaaattttttcatccaGTATATGACCTAATTAGCAGTATGTCTCTTGCATCAAatgaatttacatttttaacaacATATCTTTTTAAGGCATATCCATAAATCTagaatgttactttttttttaaaccaattggATTGTGGGATTTTTCATGCCAAATTTGGATTGCCCTACATAAATTTCGGAAATATTTAATACTACTTGCGTAGCCTTGGAGTTAGAAAGTTGAGGTACAGCATTAACACAAAACAATATCaacatttttatcattattttaaaatgacACAACTATATAAATAATAAGTCAGGCTCTGattgataaaattatatatatattttaaaaccatttacaATTCAGCTGCaagtattaatatttattttacatgatAAACAtaagtacataataaaattgatgtAATTAGCATAAGCATGTGAGTTaaaagtagttttcaaatcacagctttttttattttattgtatgctAAGCGGACAaaggtttaattaaaaaaaaattccctttagcTAGGCCTACAGGCCTAGGTAAATTTTGAAGTTCATATATCTTTtggaaaattttgcaaaatttgtaTACAAAGTATTAtacgtatttaaatttaaaaaaaaaaattctgtatattTAGACAAAGGAAgatgtaattaatttttctgtttcacATGCATATTTTGGTCACCCTTAACAGTAAGGGTTTGTCATATCAATAATTAGTTCataccatattttaaaataatatttagtaggcttaTAATATTTGTGGATGGATTTAACACTAGTACCTACCTACCAagtgagttatgaatttttttgtccctCAAATGAAATGTAGAAAGTTCTCtaatccaaaatataatttattactcaATTGCTTTTAGAGTAAACTTTAGTAAATATATTCATTCTACCTACAAACTCTTACCATccaatattagtattttttaaaaatttgatcaaaacaattttttttgatgatacaTCTTTcatatatgtaattatttagtcaTATAACAAGGTCTATAtccagtacagtagaacctcacatatccgaccatgacgggaccgggccatggtcggaacggctaaaaggtcggatatccgtagAAGCAAACAAACGtctttcccagctatacagtatgtacagtaatacaattttatttgtaaaaatgttgctgtatacatttcaaacatttactgttGTTAAATTATAGATTAGAAGATGAATTTAATGTAcgcataccttatttaaagaattcagtaaa from Bacillus rossius redtenbacheri isolate Brsri chromosome 1, Brsri_v3, whole genome shotgun sequence includes these protein-coding regions:
- the LOC134527900 gene encoding periodic tryptophan protein 1 homolog — encoded protein: MMEEGRVSFVPCVKWVKRGVTRQNPYVVELSEKQLGDILDTAKREVKAAEDEVAAGSGSDEYNMEKYDEEGCTEALFGVASAAVFASNARDPLVTGGDSDSEAEDDAIKPDDNLVAVGRVDDDASVLEVYVYNHDEGSLYVHHDLLLPSIPLCLEWLDRGNMLAVGGMDHIIAVWDLDVVNCLEPALKLGRKKRQQRMGHKDAVLDVSWNPVLPHLLASGSVDRTVLLWDLDTGIASSALPVFGEKVQALQWNPAESCTLLVGSCDHTLHLFECRSNRSKTWAASGEVERVVWDHFNPFYFLASTGNGNIEYFDVRADGPLWCVPAHEKEVAGLALSSKCPGLLVSAGSEGVAKVWDLKTSKPEFVTERKMKLGSIQCLDPNPDLPFIMCAGGDNKKNNFRVWDVLGVSREAKEVFSSRPLVTSGLEPMKTSDTMQAFEFLHLGQSTSTDVSPERTN